The following nucleotide sequence is from uncultured Roseateles sp..
TCGCCGTCGTGTTGGACGAGGCCGCTGCCGCCCAGCTGTCCAAGCAAGCTGCCGTGCAAGACTTCGTGCGTCAGGCCTTCTCGCACCTGAAAACCATTGCCGTCGACCCGGGAGGCCGTGCCTTGCTGACCGCTGCCGGGGTCAGCCCGGATGCCGGGGTGATCGCGGCCCACGCGGTGCCGGCCTTCATTGCCGCCGCCATGACCCGGCACTGGTCTCGAGAGCCCTCGCTGCGCTCGCTTGCCTGAAGCTGCAGCTCCGGTCCAGGGTCCACTCCATGTCAAGCCTGATCGTGAGCCACCGTGCTGCAATACAACAACCCGTCCGAACTGCGTCAGAGCCCGGGCGTACTATCGCGCCTGCCGCACGTGCGGACAACCACCGGAATCGCGATGCACAGTGAGGCGCTTACCCCCCCAGCGGCGCTTGCGCATCTGAACGGCCAGGCCGTCGATGCAGCTCAGGTGGCCGGGGTGGTGGTGGCCCTGTGGCAGCAGATCGATGCGGCGCTGTCGCCCATCATCGGCCAGCGCGGCGTGGCCGCGCTCTACAAGCGCAGCCTCTACCTGACCCGCCCCTCCCATCCCTGCCTGGTGCTCGCCTACGAAGGTGCGCTGCAGCCGGGCGACTTCGATGCCCTGCACCGTGCCTTGGCGGCCATAGCCAGTACCGAGGCAACGGCCGCTGCGGCTGCCCTGCTCCATGCTTTCTACGACCTTTTGAGCCAGTTGATCGGCGCATCGCTGACCGAACGCATGATCGGTTTCGTTTGGCACAACCCTTCCAGCGGCCAAGCCGTGCAGGACACCCCGCAATGACCACCGGCAAAGCAACAATTCATCGTCTGGCCACCGGCGTGCCCGGCCTGGATGAGGTCCTCGGCGGCGGATTGCCCGAGTTCTCGTTCAACCTGATCGCCGGCACACCGGGCTGTGGCAAGACCACGCTGGCACACCAGATCATGTTCGCGCTGGCCACCCCCGAGCGGCCGGCCCTGTACTTCACCGTGCTGGGCGAGCCGCCGCTGAAGATGCTGCGCTACCAGCAGCAGTTCGACTTCTTCGAGCTCGACAAACTGAACAAGTCGATACGCTTCATCAACCTGGCCGAAGACATGGTCGGTGGCGACCTCGACAAGGTGCTGTCGCGCATCGTCGAGGAGGTCGAGGCGCGCGGCCCGGGCCTGGTGTTCGTTGACTCGTTCCGCTCGGTCATCCTGGCCAGCCAGGGCGAGGGCCACAGCTTCCTGAGCCTGCAGCGCTTCATCCAGAACCTGGGCGTGCTGATGACCAGCTGGCAGGCCACCACCTTTTTGATCGGCGAGTATTTCACCGAGTCCGAGCCCAACCCCATCTTCACCGTGGCCGACGGCCTGATCTGGCTGCGCCAGAGCGTGCAGGGCAATTCGATGGTGCGCAAGCTGGAGATCATGAAGATGCGCGGCCAGCCCACCCTGCCCGGCCTGCACACCTTCCGCATCAACCGCGGAGGCCTGCAGGTGTTTGCGCCGCCGCAGCTGTCCGCTGTGACCGCCCCGGACATCGAGAATGAAGCGCGCTCTCGCCTGCTGACCGGCGTGCCCGGCCTGGACGCGATGCTGGGCGGCGGCCTGCCGCGCGGCTATTCGCTGCTGGTCGCGGGCCCATCGGGCTCCGGCAAAAGCGTGCTGGCCTCGGCCTTTCTGATGGAGGGGGCGCGCTGCGGTGAAACCGGCGTGATCGCCGCCTTCGAACAGCGCCCCACCCGCTCGCGCGGGCGAGGCTTGGCCGCACTGATCGAGAGCGGCCGGGTAGGCGTGGTCGACACCCGTGCGCCAGGCCTGTCGGTCGACGAGATCGCCCAGATGCTGATCGCCGAGATAAGCCGGCTCAAGGCCACCCGGGTGGTGATCGACTCGCTGTCCGGCTTCGAGCTGGCCCTGGCGCCGACCTTCCGCGCCGACTACCGCGAGGCGCTGGCCCGGCTGGTGTCGGCGCTGGCCAGCACCGGCGTGACGGTGCTGATGACCTCGGAGCTGGAAGACCGCTACAACGACCTGCGCTTCAGCCCCTACGGCACGGCCTTTCTGACCGACGCCATCATCGTGCAGCGCTATATCGAGGTCGGCAGCCGGCTGGAGCGGGTGATGGCGGTGGTCAAGGTGCGCGCCAGCGCCCATTCGTCCGCCCTGCATCGGTTCAGCATCGATGACACTGGCATACAGGTCGGCGAGATGCTGGCCGGTTACGAGGGCCTGCTCGGTGGCAAACCCAGCCGTCGGTCGACCCCGGACGAACTCGCCAATGGCGCCGTCGATGGCTGATCCCCTCATGCAAGGCTCGTCCCCGTGATCGAGCCCCCGGTGCCGCCCAAACTTGCCGAGGCCCAGCGTGCGCTGGCGCTGCTGCAGGCCCAGGCGGACGGGGTGCGTGCGCAGCTCAGCGACCTGCGGCGCGACCTGGAGCAGGTGCAGCAGGAGTTCAGCGGCACGCGTGGTGCGCAATTGCTGGAGGCCAACGAGCAGCTGGTGCTGGCCGCCCTGCGTGCCGAGACCATTGCCGAGACCGCCGTCAGCAACCTCGACGACCTGGCCCGCACCAGCCAGCGCGACCCGCTCACCGGCCTGCCCAACCGCGGCCTGATGCGGGACCGGCTTGACAAGGCGATCGCGCTGGCGCGCCGCCGCGAAACCCGCACGGCGGTGCTGTTTGTCGATCTCGACCGCTTCAAGCTGATCAACGACAGCCTGGGCCACGCCGTCGGCGACGAGGTGCTGCAACTGGTGGCGCGCCGGCTGGAGTCGGTGGTGCGCGACTCCGACACCGTCAGCCGCCATGGGGGCGACGAGTTTCTGGTGCTGCTGGCCGAAGTCGCCCATGCCCCGGACGCGGCGCTGATCGCGACCAAGATGCTGCGGGCGCTGTCCATCCCCTGCCATGTCGAGGACCAGGTGTTCCGCATCGCGGCCAGCATAGGCATCAGCGTCTATCCAGAGGACGGCAGTGATGCGGCCAGTCTGATCAAGTGCGCCGACGAAGCCATGTACCAGGCCAAGAAGCTGGCGCCGGGCAGCTTCGTCCTGCATGCCGATATGGTGGCGGGCGGTATTGCACTAGCGCGTTATGGCGCCGACCTGTTGCCCCAAGCGCTGCATGTGTTCACGGCCACCACGGTGGCGGCCGAGCCCCGCCTGCGCGATCTGCGCGAGGCCAACGAACAGCTGGTGCTGTCGGCCCTGAATGCACGCGAGCTGGAGGCCCAGGCCGAGGTTGCCCACCGCCGCCAGATCCAGTTCCTGGCCGTGGTGGCCCATGAGTTGCGCAACCCGCTGGCCCCGATACGCACCGCCGCCGAGTTGCTGGACAAGGGCCGCCACGATGCTGCGCTGATGATGCGCTTGAAGGTCATCATCGAGCGCCAGGTCGCCCACATGGCCCGGCTGGTCGACGATTTGCTGGATGGCTCGCGCGTCGGCGTGGGCAAGTTCCGGCTCGAACGCAGCCGCGTCGATCTGGCCGAGATCTTCGGCGCCGCCATCGACAGCTGCCGGCCCGCCATGCTGACCCGCCGCCAGACCCTGGAGATGCCGCCGCTGCCCGGCCCGCTGCCGGTGCTGGCCGACCCGGTGCGGCTGGCCCAGGTGTTCAGCAATCTGCTGGAGAACGCATCGAAGTACTCGCCCGAGGGCACGACGATCACACTGACCGTGCAGTCGGCGAGCGGGGTGGCCTGCGTCTGCATCACTGACACCGGCATCGGTATCTCGGCCGAGGCGATGCCGCATATTTTCGACCTGTTCGTGCAGGGCCCTCAGCCCTGGAGCCATCCGAACCGCGGCATGGGCATAGGCCTGGCGGTGGTGCGCAACCTGGTGGAAGCCCATCATGGCAGCGTGATGGCCCGCAGTGCCGGCCCCGACCAGGGCAGTGAGTTCGCCGTCACCCTGCCGCTGGCTCCCTGAGCCGGGATATCGGTAAAACCGACCGGGAGCGCCACTTGCTCCGCGCGGGCCGCGGGCAGGCACGCCGTTTGCCCTGTCAGTCCGTGGGCGAGCTTTTCACCCACAGAAACAATGCCCGCAAGGGCCGGAGGATGGTTTGATGGCGGTAGGCAATCTGGCGGCACGGGTCTGGCACCAAGCAACGGCGGGACCGTGGCGGCAATGGGGGCGGCTGAGCCTGGGCAGGCTGGACCTGGGCCGCGAGGAGGCGCCGCTGCGCGAGGCGCTGTTCAGCGCCGACCAGATGGCCGCCCATGGCGTTGCCCTGGCCCGCCAGCATGTGCTGGACCCGCAACACCGGCCCGACCGCCTGCTCGCCCGCCTGAGCGACAACGAGGCCCTGCTCACCGGCGTGGGCAAGCTGCTGTCCGAGGCGGTGGCGGCCGAGCTGCCCATCACCCCGGCGGCCGAATGGCTGCTCGACAACCTCTACCTGATCGAGGAAGAGATACGCACCGCCCGCCGCCACCTGCCCAAGGGCTACAGCCGCGAGCTGCCACGCCTGGCCGCCCGCAACGGCGACCTGGAAAGCCTGGGCCGGCCGCGTGTCTACGAGCTGGCGCTGCAGGCGATCGCCCATGCCGACGGCAGCCTGAGCCGTGGCACCCTGAGCCGCTTCGTCGCCGCCTACCAGAGCGTGCAGCCGCTGACCCTGGGCGAGCTGTGGGCCTTTCCCATCATGCTGCGCCTGGCCCTGATCGAGAACCTGCGCCGCGTCGGCGTCAGTGTGACCCTGGGCCGGCAGGACCGTGACGCCGCCGACGGCTGGGCCCAGTCCATGCTCGAAGCGCTGGAGCTGCGCTCCAGCGACCTGATACTGGTGATCGCCGACATGGCGCGCGCCGCACCCACGCTCAGCAGCGCCTTCGTCGCGGCCTTTGCCCGCCGGCTGCAGGGCCAGGGGGCGCAGCTGGCGCTGCCGCTGACCTGGGTCGAGCAACGCCTCGCCGACCAAGGCCAGAGCATCGAGCAGATGGTGCATCTGCAAAGCCAGTCCCAGGCGGCCAGCCAGGTCTCGGTGGCCAACAGCGTGGGCAGCCTGCGCCTGCTGGGCGCCATCAACTGGCCCGAGTTCGTCGAGAACCTGAGCCATGTCGAGCAGACCCTGCGCGGCGACCCCAGCGCGGTCTACGAGCAGATGGACTTCATCACCCGCGACGCCTACCGCCTGGCGGTGGAGCGCCTGGCCCGGCGCAGCGGCCGCACCGAGCTGGAAGTCGCCAGCCATGCGGTCGAGCTGGCCGAGCTGGCACAACAGCGCCTCAGCGACGCGCAGGGGCTGGAGCGCCAGGGCCATGTCGGCCACTACCTGCTGGGCCATGGCCGCTCGGCGCTGGAGCAGCTGCTGGGCCTGCGCGTCAGCCGCTGGCGGGCGCAGCATCCGGGCTGGGCGATGCCGCTGGGCGCCTATGTCGGTGCCGGCCTGCTCGGCGCCCTGCTGCTGGCGGCCGGGCCCTTCCTCAAGGTCGCACTGGGCGGTGCCCCGCCGCCGCCCTGGGCACTGGCGGGCCTGGGCCTGCTCTTGCTGCTCGCGACCTGGCAGCTGTCGCTGGCGATCCTGAACTGGATCGTCACCCTCGTCGTGCAGCCGCAGGTCATGCCGCGCATGGACTATGCGCTGGGCCTGCCGGCCAGCGCCCGCACGCTGGTGGTGGTGCCGACGATGCTGAGCAGCCCGGCCGGCATCGAGTCCCTGCTCGAAGGCCTGGAGCTGCGCTTTCTGGCCAACCGCGACGCCCAGCTGCAGTTTGCGCTGCTGACCGACCTGGCCGATGCCCGCGAGGAGCACCGCCCCGAAGACGCCGGGCTGATTGCCCTGGCCAGCGCCGGCATCTCGGCGTTGAACCTGCGCTATGCCGGCAGCGGCGGCAGCGCGCCCTTCCTGCTGCTGCACCGGCCACGCCGCTGGAACAGCCGCCAGGCGCACTGGATGGGCCGCGAGCGCAAGCGCGGCAAGCTGGCCGATCTGAATGCGCTGCTGCGCGGCCGCGCCGGTGTCGGTCCGGATGAGGCCTTCTCGCACCTGATCGGTGACCGCAACGCCCTGGCCACGGTGCGCTACGTCATCACCTTGGACACCGACACCCAGCTGCCGCGCGGCAGCGCCCTGCAGCTGGCGGCCAGCATGGCCCATCCGCTGAACCGTCCGCGCTTCGGCAGCGGCAAGCAGGCGCGGCGCGTGATCGAGGGCCACGCCATCCTCCAGCCCCGCGTGGGCCTGAGCCTGCCCAGCACCGGACGCTCGGGCTATGCCCGCCTGCACGGCGGCGAGCCGGGCATCGACCCCTACACCCGTGCCGTCTCGGACGTCTATCAAGACCTGTTCGACGAGGGCTCCTTCATCGGCAAGGGCATTTACGACGTCGATGCCTTCGAGTACGCGCTGGGCGAGCAATTGCCCGACAACCGCATCCTCAGCCACGACCTGCTGGAGGGCTGCTATGCCCGCGCCGGCCTGCTCAGCGATGTGCAGTTGATGGAGGAGGCACCCGTGCGCTACGGTGCCGACGTGGCCCGCCGCCACCGCTGGATTCGTGGCGACTGGCAGCTGCTGGGTTGGCTGCGCCAGCGCCTGTACCTGCTGCCTGACAAGCCCTTGAACCCGCTGTCCGCGCTGTCGCGCTGGAAGCTGTTCGACAATCTGCGCCGCAGCCTCAGCCCCGCCGTGCTGACGAGCCTGTTGCTGGTGGGCTGGCTGGCCCTGCCCGAACCCGCGATGTGGACGGTGCGCGTGCTGCTGATCATCGGCCTGGTGCCGCTGACCGCCCAGTTGCTGGACCTGCTGAAACGCCCGCTGAACCTGACCGGGCTGAATGCCCGCCATGTGGGCGTGCAGCCGTTCGGCCATCAGCTGCTGCAGCTGCTGCAGACGCTGGCCTGCCTGCCGCATGAGGCCGGCTACAGCCTGCACGCGATCGCCGTGACGCTGTGGCGCAGCCTGGTCTCCAGGCGCAATCTGCTCGAGTGGACGGCCTCGGCCGATGTGCGCCAGGGCGCACCGGCCGGCAGCCTGCTGGCCCTGGGCCAGGCAGCGGCACGCATGTGGCTGGGGCCGCTGATCGCCGGGCTGGCCGGCGCGGCCCTGCTGCAGCTGCGCCCCGAGGCCCTGCCGCTGGCCGCTCCGGTGCTGCTGCTGTGGCTGGCCTCGCCGCTGCTGGTGTGGTGGCTTGACCGCCCGCTGCGCGCCCGCCGCCCGGCGCTGAGCCAGGCCCAGCAGCGCTATCTGCGCACGATGGCGCGCCGCACCTGGGCCTTCTTCGACACCTGCGTCGGTGCCGAAGACAACCATCTGCCGCCCGACAATCTGCAGGAGCACCCGGTGCCCCGCATTGCCCACCGCACCTCGCCAACCAATATCGGCTTCGCGCTGCTGGCCAACCTGACCGCTCACGATCTGGGCTACATCACGCTGAGCCAGATGCTGGCGCGCATCGCCGCGACGCTCGACACCCTGGAGCGACTGGAGCGCCACCGCGGCCACTTCCTCAACTGGTACGACACCCAGACCCTGGAGCCGCTGCGGCCCCGCTATGTATCGACCGTGGACAGCGGCAACCTGACCGCTCAGCTGCTGACCCTGCGCGGCGGCCTGCTGACGATGGCCGACGAGTCCCTGCTGACGCCGACCTGGTGTGCCGGCCTGGCCGACACCTATGCGTTGCTGCGCGAGGCCCTGCTCGAGAGCGGGTCCACCGTGCCGCTGGAAGCCTTCGAGCAATTGCTGCAGCGCTGGTGCGATGCCCCCATCGCCACCTTGATCGGCCTGCGCAGCGCGCTGGAGAGCCTGCACGCGGCCAGCATCGAGCTGCTGGCGGCCGTGGCCCTGCAGGCGCTGACCGGTGAGGCCAAGCGCTGGGCGCAGCGGCTGACCCTGCAATGCCTGGCAGCGCTCGATGAGCTGGCCGACCTGCTGCCCGACGGCGCTGCGCTGCTCGAACATTCGCATCTGGCCGGCGACGCCAGCTTGCGCGAGCTGGCCGGCCGCGCCGACGCCAGCGAGGCGGCCCGCGCCTGCCTGATCCGGCTCGAGGCGCTGGCCGCCCGCGCCGGCGCGCTGTGCGAGATGGAGCAGGGCTTTCTGTACGACAGCTTCCGCCACCAGCTGGTGATTGGCTACAACGTCGACGAGCACAGCGCCGACACCGGTTACTACGACCTGCTGGCCTCCGAGGCGCGGCTGGGGGTGTTTGCGGCCATCGCCCTGGGCCAGCTGCCGCAGGAGGCCTGGTTCGCGCTGGGCCGCCAGCTCAGCACCGTCAATGGCGAGCCGGTGCTGATGTCCTGGAGCGGCTCGATGTTCGAGTACCTGATGCCGATGCTGCTGATGCCCAGCGATGCCCATACCCTGCTCGACCAGAGCTGCATGGCGGCGGTGGGCCGGCAGATCGAGTACGGCCACGAGCGTGGCGTGCCCTGGGGCATTTCCGAGTCGGGCTACAACGCCACCGATGCAGCCCTGAACTACCAGTACCGAGCCTTCGGCGTGCCCGGCCTGGGCCTGAAGCGCGGCCTGGCAGAAGACCTGGTGGTGGCGCCCTACGCCAGCCTGATGGCTCTGTTGCTGGAGCCGGTGGCGGCCTGCGAGAACCTGCAGCGGCTCGAAGCGCTGGGCGCCACGGGCAGCTTCGGCTTTCACGAGGCGTTGGACTTCACGCCGCTGCGCCTGCCGCGCGGCCAGAGCCATGCCGTGGTGCGCTCCTACATGGCCCACCACCAGGGCATGGGCCTGCTGGCCATGGCCCAGGTGCTGCGCGGCCCGCGCATGCAGCAGTTCTTCGAGGCCGACCCACGCCTGCTCGCCACCCTGCCCCTGCTGCACGAGCGTGTGCCCAAGGGCGTGGTCCGGCACGCGGCGGCGGCCGAGCGGGCGGCGCTGCGCAGCCCCAGCTCCGGCAGCGAGGTGCCGGTGCGCTGCTTCACCGACCCCGACACGCCGGCACCCGAGGTTCATCTGCTGTCCAACGGCAGCTATCACGTCATGGTGACCCAGGCCGGCGGCGGCTACAGCCGCCACAAGGACATGGCCGTGACCCGCTGGCGCGAAGACAGCACCTGCGATGCCTCGGGCAGCTTCTGCTATCTGCGTGATGTCGACAGCGGTGCGCTGTGGTCCACCGCCCACCAGCCCACACGCACCACCGGCAGCCACTACCAGGCCATCTTCTCCGAGGGCCGGGCCGAGTTCCGCCGCCGCGACCATGGCATCGAGACACATACCGAGATCGCCGTGTCGCCCGAGGACGCGATCGAGCTCAAGCGGGTGCACATCAAGAACACCAGCCGCAGCACGCGCCAGATCGAGATCACCAGCTATGCCGAGGTGGTGCTGGCCTCGGCCGCCAGCGATGTGCAGCACCCGGCCTTCAGCAAGCTGTTCGTGCAGACCGAGATCCTGCCCGAGGCCGGCGCCCTGCTGTGCAACCGCCGGCCGCGCGCGTCCAACGACGCCTCGCCCTGGATGCTTCAGCTGCTGGCCGTGCATGGCATGCGCGGCAGCAAGGGCGGCACGGTGTCGCATGAGACCGACCGCTCCCGCTTCATCGGCCGTGGCGGCAGCCTGCAGGCGCCTCTGGCGCTGCGCCAGCGCGGGCCCTTGTCGAACACCGCCGGCTCGGTGCTGGACCCGGTGGCGGCCAGCCGCTGCGTGGTCACCCTGGCGCCGGACCAGAGCATCATCGTCGACATCGTCATCGGCGTGGCCGACAGCCGCGACGGTTGCCTGGCCCTGGTCGAGAAATACCGCGACCGCCGCCTGGCCGAGCGCGTGTTCGAGCTGGCCTGGACGCACAGCCAGGTGGTGCAGCGCCAGCTCAATTGCAGCGAGGCCGAGGTGCAGCTCTTTGCCCGCCTGGCCAGCGCGGTGATCTTCAACCAGGCGACGCTGCGCGCCGACCCCGCCATCATCAAGCAGAACCGGCGCGGCCAATCGGGCCTGTGGGGCTACACGATCTCGGGCGATCTGCCCATCGTGCTGGTGCAGATCGGCGACATCGCCCATCTGGAGCTGGTGCGCCAGCTGGTGCAGGCCCATGCCTGGTGGCGGCTGAAGGGCCTGGCCGTCGATCTGGTGGTCTGGAACGAGGAGCGCGACATCTACCGCCAGCAGCTGCACGAGCAGATCCTGGGCCTGGTGTCGGCCGGCGTGGAGGCCCATGTGATCGACCGCCCCGGCGGCATCTTCGTGCGCCATGCCGAGCAGATCTCTTACGAGGACCGGGTGCTGCTGCAGTCGGTGGCGCGGGCCGTGTTCAGCGACCAGCGCGGCAGCCTGGCCGAGCAAATGCATCGCGGCCCGCGCATGGAGCGGCGCGGCGGCAATGCCTCGGCGGCGG
It contains:
- a CDS encoding ATPase domain-containing protein; translation: MTTGKATIHRLATGVPGLDEVLGGGLPEFSFNLIAGTPGCGKTTLAHQIMFALATPERPALYFTVLGEPPLKMLRYQQQFDFFELDKLNKSIRFINLAEDMVGGDLDKVLSRIVEEVEARGPGLVFVDSFRSVILASQGEGHSFLSLQRFIQNLGVLMTSWQATTFLIGEYFTESEPNPIFTVADGLIWLRQSVQGNSMVRKLEIMKMRGQPTLPGLHTFRINRGGLQVFAPPQLSAVTAPDIENEARSRLLTGVPGLDAMLGGGLPRGYSLLVAGPSGSGKSVLASAFLMEGARCGETGVIAAFEQRPTRSRGRGLAALIESGRVGVVDTRAPGLSVDEIAQMLIAEISRLKATRVVIDSLSGFELALAPTFRADYREALARLVSALASTGVTVLMTSELEDRYNDLRFSPYGTAFLTDAIIVQRYIEVGSRLERVMAVVKVRASAHSSALHRFSIDDTGIQVGEMLAGYEGLLGGKPSRRSTPDELANGAVDG
- a CDS encoding diguanylate cyclase; this translates as MIEPPVPPKLAEAQRALALLQAQADGVRAQLSDLRRDLEQVQQEFSGTRGAQLLEANEQLVLAALRAETIAETAVSNLDDLARTSQRDPLTGLPNRGLMRDRLDKAIALARRRETRTAVLFVDLDRFKLINDSLGHAVGDEVLQLVARRLESVVRDSDTVSRHGGDEFLVLLAEVAHAPDAALIATKMLRALSIPCHVEDQVFRIAASIGISVYPEDGSDAASLIKCADEAMYQAKKLAPGSFVLHADMVAGGIALARYGADLLPQALHVFTATTVAAEPRLRDLREANEQLVLSALNARELEAQAEVAHRRQIQFLAVVAHELRNPLAPIRTAAELLDKGRHDAALMMRLKVIIERQVAHMARLVDDLLDGSRVGVGKFRLERSRVDLAEIFGAAIDSCRPAMLTRRQTLEMPPLPGPLPVLADPVRLAQVFSNLLENASKYSPEGTTITLTVQSASGVACVCITDTGIGISAEAMPHIFDLFVQGPQPWSHPNRGMGIGLAVVRNLVEAHHGSVMARSAGPDQGSEFAVTLPLAP
- a CDS encoding glucoamylase family protein — translated: MAVGNLAARVWHQATAGPWRQWGRLSLGRLDLGREEAPLREALFSADQMAAHGVALARQHVLDPQHRPDRLLARLSDNEALLTGVGKLLSEAVAAELPITPAAEWLLDNLYLIEEEIRTARRHLPKGYSRELPRLAARNGDLESLGRPRVYELALQAIAHADGSLSRGTLSRFVAAYQSVQPLTLGELWAFPIMLRLALIENLRRVGVSVTLGRQDRDAADGWAQSMLEALELRSSDLILVIADMARAAPTLSSAFVAAFARRLQGQGAQLALPLTWVEQRLADQGQSIEQMVHLQSQSQAASQVSVANSVGSLRLLGAINWPEFVENLSHVEQTLRGDPSAVYEQMDFITRDAYRLAVERLARRSGRTELEVASHAVELAELAQQRLSDAQGLERQGHVGHYLLGHGRSALEQLLGLRVSRWRAQHPGWAMPLGAYVGAGLLGALLLAAGPFLKVALGGAPPPPWALAGLGLLLLLATWQLSLAILNWIVTLVVQPQVMPRMDYALGLPASARTLVVVPTMLSSPAGIESLLEGLELRFLANRDAQLQFALLTDLADAREEHRPEDAGLIALASAGISALNLRYAGSGGSAPFLLLHRPRRWNSRQAHWMGRERKRGKLADLNALLRGRAGVGPDEAFSHLIGDRNALATVRYVITLDTDTQLPRGSALQLAASMAHPLNRPRFGSGKQARRVIEGHAILQPRVGLSLPSTGRSGYARLHGGEPGIDPYTRAVSDVYQDLFDEGSFIGKGIYDVDAFEYALGEQLPDNRILSHDLLEGCYARAGLLSDVQLMEEAPVRYGADVARRHRWIRGDWQLLGWLRQRLYLLPDKPLNPLSALSRWKLFDNLRRSLSPAVLTSLLLVGWLALPEPAMWTVRVLLIIGLVPLTAQLLDLLKRPLNLTGLNARHVGVQPFGHQLLQLLQTLACLPHEAGYSLHAIAVTLWRSLVSRRNLLEWTASADVRQGAPAGSLLALGQAAARMWLGPLIAGLAGAALLQLRPEALPLAAPVLLLWLASPLLVWWLDRPLRARRPALSQAQQRYLRTMARRTWAFFDTCVGAEDNHLPPDNLQEHPVPRIAHRTSPTNIGFALLANLTAHDLGYITLSQMLARIAATLDTLERLERHRGHFLNWYDTQTLEPLRPRYVSTVDSGNLTAQLLTLRGGLLTMADESLLTPTWCAGLADTYALLREALLESGSTVPLEAFEQLLQRWCDAPIATLIGLRSALESLHAASIELLAAVALQALTGEAKRWAQRLTLQCLAALDELADLLPDGAALLEHSHLAGDASLRELAGRADASEAARACLIRLEALAARAGALCEMEQGFLYDSFRHQLVIGYNVDEHSADTGYYDLLASEARLGVFAAIALGQLPQEAWFALGRQLSTVNGEPVLMSWSGSMFEYLMPMLLMPSDAHTLLDQSCMAAVGRQIEYGHERGVPWGISESGYNATDAALNYQYRAFGVPGLGLKRGLAEDLVVAPYASLMALLLEPVAACENLQRLEALGATGSFGFHEALDFTPLRLPRGQSHAVVRSYMAHHQGMGLLAMAQVLRGPRMQQFFEADPRLLATLPLLHERVPKGVVRHAAAAERAALRSPSSGSEVPVRCFTDPDTPAPEVHLLSNGSYHVMVTQAGGGYSRHKDMAVTRWREDSTCDASGSFCYLRDVDSGALWSTAHQPTRTTGSHYQAIFSEGRAEFRRRDHGIETHTEIAVSPEDAIELKRVHIKNTSRSTRQIEITSYAEVVLASAASDVQHPAFSKLFVQTEILPEAGALLCNRRPRASNDASPWMLQLLAVHGMRGSKGGTVSHETDRSRFIGRGGSLQAPLALRQRGPLSNTAGSVLDPVAASRCVVTLAPDQSIIVDIVIGVADSRDGCLALVEKYRDRRLAERVFELAWTHSQVVQRQLNCSEAEVQLFARLASAVIFNQATLRADPAIIKQNRRGQSGLWGYTISGDLPIVLVQIGDIAHLELVRQLVQAHAWWRLKGLAVDLVVWNEERDIYRQQLHEQILGLVSAGVEAHVIDRPGGIFVRHAEQISYEDRVLLQSVARAVFSDQRGSLAEQMHRGPRMERRGGNASAAARAGLERRQQPLVPSRSYRPQPAPRPATRGDELTLFNGLGGFSADGREYVIAPAPGQTTPAPWSNVLANPTFGSVISEAGAAYTWFENAHEFRLTPWHNDPVTDACGEAFYLRDEDTGHVWSPSRADLGDAGPHSTPCTTRHGFGCSRFERTVDGIASELEVFVAVDAAVKFSVLRLTNRSDRPRRLSATGYVEWVLGAVREATAPHLVTSMSAEAGPLMVRNPYSNDCPEWVAFFDVDAQHHRAGSMTCDRAEFIGRNGSLADPLALRSQRLLGRVGAALDPCAAIQAPLDLDAGETREIVFRLGAARNAGEAQQVVQRMRLPGAAATALQAVQRHWDEALGAVQVHTPDAALNPLANGWLVYQTLACRMWARSGYYQSGGAYGFRDQLQDAMALVHTRPDLLREQLLLCAAHQFVEGDVQHWWHPPAGRGVRTHISDDYLWLPLGLSRYIDCTGDRSILDESVPFLDGRAVAPQDESNFELPMRSSESGTLYQHARRALLHGLRMGAHGLPLMDGGDWNDGMNRVGHEGRGESVWLGFFLCEVLRQFAPLARSLDDDALALRCEAERKTLARQLEQHGWDGAWYRRAFFDNGAPLGSSESPECQIDSIAQSWAVLSGVAPPVRARKAMDALAVRLVSPVQGLVKLLDPPFNGAGPDPGYIRGYVPGVRENGGQYTHGAIWAAMAFAELGDVQRAWQLLDIINPLNHGRTPAELNVYKVEPYVMAADVYSVAPHVGRGGWSWYTGSAGWMYRLIIEQLLGIHLEHRDGQDWLRLAPRLPARWPGFKFSYRYRTSHYQVMVEQLAAGSAGALVLDGVTQPGDPTLLQLQDDGQTHGVQLQMAAIPQRDSA